The sequence atgtttatttaccTATTTCGGCAGGCATCCATCTTTATATCAGAGATCAGACAGTAGCAATCGATCGATGCACGAGTTTCCACCAAGTGCTTCCTCTGCTGCACTGCCGGCGCTTTTCTCATGTATTTATCATCCAGGCCAGCATGTGACTGCGCCTTACCCCGCGTAAAGCAGGGTTAAACTGGCCTTTTGTTTGGTATTTGAAGTAACTGTAAGCCAACGTATTAATTTTTAAACCTGGTCAAGTTTGTCTTCTTCATTTTACGATATCACAAAATCGCAAAAATGAATCACATCATTGTATAAAAAGTGTTTATTAGAAACATATCCcagtctgaaaacaacaaacaaaaatatgcatgggtttaaacaaataaaaatcaatccTTGATAAAGTAGTCTATTACTTTTCAACGTCATGTAAAAAAATCTCCGTAATAATCAATCACACCAATAGTAACAAATCAGGCTATGTGAATGGCTAAtgcaagttttaaaaaaaacaacaacaaaaaaaacaccctgaCATCTAAAATAAGTTTCAACAACATAAATATGTGGCCATCATACTTTCACAGTGTAGAAGTAGAAAAGTCAGTTGAGTAAaggtcttttcttttttcttgtatcCTTTATCCAAAAGGAACAGACAAGCTGATTGCAGTATGTTGTGGATGGATTGATCTGCTAAGGGGTCCCCTGGGGACCAAAACAAGCAGCTGGGACCCTCCATGTTTTCCACTAAATAGACTCAGGTTGGTAATGTGGCAATTTGAACAAATTCATTTAGGAATATGCACCATGTAAGCATAATATCTACTTAAATAATAAAGTTCTTACAACATGATTTTCACACAGGGACCCTTTAAGACAGGGCTTCTAGATTAGGTAATAAATCTATTTTCTCAAATAGCTTCTCACTATTTAGTTATTTTGAAGCTAACCGACTTAGAGTTTTTAAGTGTTAAACCCTTAAAATacctgaaagtgtttttttcctgcacttACAGTTACCGGTTAGTAATCCAGCCTTTGGTGTGGCACACTGCGTACATGTAGGAGGACAAGTGAAGGCAACCTTCCAGCCAATGTGGCCACAAAACAAAGTGTCATTAAAATAAGACAATAAGACATTGGAGCGCTTGTCCGCCTTCTCAAATCCAGAATCCAGCTCTGAACTCAgcgtgtatatgtatgtgtgtaaggtGCTTCTGCTGCTATCTAATAGATGTCAAACATTAAgacgtcatcatcatcatcctcttcttcctcctcctcctgtggaTCAACAAACAGTTTTTATAAAATCTCAACAGACAGATgcaaaatgaaatgtacaaaaaaaaaaaaaaaatgttttagtatTCTAACCTCGTCACTCTCTTCttcatcactgctgctgtccTCGATGTCTTCATCTTCTGAATCCTGTGTGAGATACAATAAACTTAAAATTAGAGCTTTGTAACCctggttgttttattttcaaggATTCTATAAATTATGTCCTAATATTCTTTCAGGACATACATTACACATAAGTATGAGTTTACTGAGTTTACAATGCACTATTTACTACATGCTAATTAGCATAAATCTAATCTGTACTTATAGAGCTTTTCACTGGTCACACCATGAATGTGTGGTTGAGATGAGTGtattctttaatgtgttgaATCAACACTCACTGAGGGTATGTACACTACTTCTGTGTTGTTAGTTTCCGTTTGGGTGGCATCAAGGTAtttacatttctgcaaagtcaagaacattttgaatttcagaaagcaagcagaaataaaacatcaaagacacacttagaaagaaagaaataattgtatttttatgagTTCTTACACTGGGGTTACAAATCCGATAGCCTTCCTGCTCTGCTGCCGTCAACgtctgaaaaatgtaaaaggtGACACATGTAAAGGGACCTTCCATTGaaagtttaaaagaaacttGCCTATACTTAAAACATTAGAAAGAGAGTTTTCTTTATACCTCAAACCACTTCTGCAGCTCCTTCGAGTATTTTCTTAAGTTGTCATTGACTTGCTGCTTGTAGCCTTCCTTCTCCCTGGTGGAGAGTTCCTTCCACATTTGCTGGACCTTGACGAAGCGCTTTCTTCCATTTGGGACTTTCTCCTTTATTTGTTCCATCTGCTTTTTGCAGAAAATTACATTGCCAGATCTGTGAGAATGAAGGGAAATTCACAGTCACACGTTTGTCTTCAGCTGGGGATTCATTTTGCTGCAAGTTTTAGTGAATTCTGGTTAAGTTGAAGGCATGAATGTTGTTATTCTCACCGACAGGGCATCTTGGGCTCGCCAGGAAATGTCTTTACAGACTTCACCTGTCTTTTAGTGATCTGCATATCAttgacaaacatttatttttaaaagaggCAATCAATCCACCATCATTTTTTGACTGCAAAATCATTCCCCACTGAGTATAAGCTAGTGTTTGTAAGAGGCATAGTGGCAAAGAGAAACACCTAATGACATAACAATGAACAATTGATTAAAGTTCCCCAAATTTATTACCAAATTAGTCAACCAAGTATTAACAAAAAGTCTTCTCCTCAGTGTATTTGGAAAATGTGGTAAATGTTCAGTGTGATATAACCTTATAGCGGTTGGGCAGCAATCTATGTGCTTAAAGTGTGTTTAAATTTGTGATGATTCATTTTAACAGTATCACAATCATGAAAATACTTCTCACCTTGCACGGTTTAGGTCTTTTGATATTATTCTCATCTAGGATCCGCTGCTGCTCATCTGCATCAAAAGTCTGAGGAACATAAACCATATTATCACACAAAGTCTGTTAGTATCTGCTCCATGATCAAACTGTGGCCGTGTAAATGACTTACCGACAGATACTGATTCAGTTTGACTGAGTATTCTCTCTGCAactgaaagaaataaacaaattatgTCATTGGGATTTATGACTTTTTACTGTAACCTGGCATGTTAATTTTGATTTCAGAGTCTTCTAGTACAGCATATGATTTTTGTAGCACTCTCTATCTgcaattgtttgtgtgtgttcgtaCCTCTTGGCTGCGTGTTTTGTACTCGCTTTTCTGCTTGTCGGTCAACTTTTGCCATCGTTTGGCCCACACAGTCACAAAGGCTTGTCCAGAGACACCCTCCATGTTCCCCACTTGCTCTTTGCAGAATAGACTATATCCATCGctataacacaaacacacagacaaaacctTTTCTATCTGTACACGACCCGTATGACAAGTCTGGACCATATGTGAAATGAGAGTAAATTCTGAGTTTAATAGGATTGGTGAATGTGCATGATGTCCATTGTCTccgtaagtgtgtgtgtgtgtgtgtgtgtgtgtgtgtgtgtgtgtgtgtacagcataCTGAGGAGGTTTGGGAGGTAGACCATCTCTGGATTTCTTCATACTGTTTTCTTCTGCGTCCTCAGAACACTGTTCACCCTGCTTTGTCAAAAGAGGTCACACATCAATTTGAAGATCATTAATTAAGATTACAACTGCAAGCAGTGGTATGTATGGTGGGACCACATGAGCTTCATTTAATCAGATATCAcatacaaatattaaattaacaGGTATTTGAG is a genomic window of Thunnus maccoyii chromosome 20, fThuMac1.1, whole genome shotgun sequence containing:
- the LOC121886488 gene encoding upstream-binding factor 1-like protein 1 isoform X4, which translates into the protein METEESGWTKANLQKLLAAMKTNLSQNDRMRTFYQGMKSLDWDKVAFPPFSPEACQEKWKDMLRKMRKIRTLTELIVEAEDVISNPTLNQKIHPELPKAPTPANAIFYEENVAKFHKKYPKMDNRELLKLMMNKYVGLPDEEKAKYEEKYQRAKNEYERRMEKFREQYQEAPHCKRKTKRKRKKVSKDTSDQGEQCSEDAEENSMKKSRDGLPPKPPHDGYSLFCKEQVGNMEGVSGQAFVTVWAKRWQKLTDKQKSEYKTRSQELQREYSVKLNQYLSTFDADEQQRILDENNIKRPKPCKITKRQVKSVKTFPGEPKMPCRSGNVIFCKKQMEQIKEKVPNGRKRFVKVQQMWKELSTREKEGYKQQVNDNLRKYSKELQKWFETLTAAEQEGYRICNPSKCKYLDATQTETNNTEVVYIPSDSEDEDIEDSSSDEEESDEEEEEEEDDDDDVLMFDIY
- the LOC121886488 gene encoding putative upstream-binding factor 1-like protein 6 isoform X1 — encoded protein: METEESGWTKANLQKLLAAMKTNLSQNDRMRTFYQGMKSLDWDKVAFPPFSPEACQEKWKDMLRKMRKIRTLTELIVEAEDVISNPTLNQKIHPELPKAPTPANAIFYEENVAKFHKKYPKMDNRELLKLMMNKYVGLPDEEKAKYEEKYQRAKNEYERRMEKFREQYQEAPHCKRKTKRKRKKVSKDTSDGEQCSEDAEENSMKKSRDGLPPKPPHDGYSLFCKEQVGNMEGVSGQAFVTVWAKRWQKLTDKQKSEYKTRSQELQREYSVKLNQYLSTFDADEQQRILDENNIKRPKPCKITKRQVKSVKTFPGEPKMPCRSGNVIFCKKQMEQIKEKVPNGRKRFVKVQQMWKELSTREKEGYKQQVNDNLRKYSKELQKWFETLTAAEQEGYRICNPSKCKYLDATQTETNNTEVVYIPSDSEDEDIEDSSSDEEESDEEEEEEEDDDDDVLMFDIY
- the LOC121886488 gene encoding upstream-binding factor 1-like protein 1 isoform X3, whose product is MWCFGSAKEDNGWTKANLQKLLAAMKTNLSQNDRMRTFYQGMKSLDWDKVAFPPFSPEACQEKWKDMLRKMRKIRTLTELIVEAEDVISNPTLNQKIHPELPKAPTPANAIFYEENVAKFHKKYPKMDNRELLKLMMNKYVGLPDEEKAKYEEKYQRAKNEYERRMEKFREQYQEAPHCKRKTKRKRKKVSKDTSDQGEQCSEDAEENSMKKSRDGLPPKPPHDGYSLFCKEQVGNMEGVSGQAFVTVWAKRWQKLTDKQKSEYKTRSQELQREYSVKLNQYLSTFDADEQQRILDENNIKRPKPCKITKRQVKSVKTFPGEPKMPCRSGNVIFCKKQMEQIKEKVPNGRKRFVKVQQMWKELSTREKEGYKQQVNDNLRKYSKELQKWFETLTAAEQEGYRICNPSKCKYLDATQTETNNTEVVYIPSDSEDEDIEDSSSDEEESDEEEEEEEDDDDDVLMFDIY
- the LOC121886488 gene encoding putative upstream-binding factor 1-like protein 6 isoform X2 — encoded protein: MCFSAILCGVLVLPRKITETFVFGKTSEAEMETEESGWTKANLQKLLAAMKTNLSQNDRMRTFYQGMKSLDWDKVAFPPFSPEACQEKWKDMLRKMRKIRTLTELIVEAEDVISNPTLNQKIHPELPKAPTPANAIFYEENVAKFHKKYPKMDNRELLKLMMNKYVGLPDEEKAKYEEKYQRAKNEYERRMEKFREQYQEAPHCKRKTKRKRKKVSKDTSDQGEQCSEDAEENSMKKSRDGLPPKPPHDGYSLFCKEQVGNMEGVSGQAFVTVWAKRWQKLTDKQKSEYKTRSQELQREYSVKLNQYLSTFDADEQQRILDENNIKRPKPCKITKRQVKSVKTFPGEPKMPCRSGNVIFCKKQMEQIKEKVPNGRKRFVKVQQMWKELSTREKEGYKQQVNDNLRKYSKELQKWFETLTAAEQEGYRICNPSKCKYLDATQTETNNTEVVYIPSDSEDEDIEDSSSDEEESDEEEEEEEDDDDDVLMFDIY